One segment of Yersinia kristensenii DNA contains the following:
- a CDS encoding helix-turn-helix domain-containing protein, whose translation MILRKSDWHPADIIAALRKKDTTLAAVSRKAGLSSSTLANALTRPWPKGEWLIAECLDIHPSEIWPTRYFDSKTGALIDRKVRIRQPVAQA comes from the coding sequence ATGATTTTAAGGAAATCTGATTGGCACCCTGCCGACATCATTGCTGCACTACGTAAGAAAGACACCACTCTGGCGGCGGTCTCTCGCAAAGCAGGTTTAAGTTCATCCACACTGGCTAATGCGCTAACACGCCCTTGGCCCAAGGGGGAATGGTTGATTGCAGAATGCCTGGACATTCATCCTTCCGAAATTTGGCCAACACGCTATTTTGATTCAAAAACCGGTGCCCTTATCGACCGAAAAGTGAGGATTCGCCAGCCTGTTGCCCAGGCATAA
- the argR gene encoding transcriptional regulator ArgR: MRNPAKQEDLIKAFKALLKEEKFSSQGEIVLALQEEGFENINQSKVSRMLTKFGAVRTRNAKMEMVYCLPAELGVPTTSSPLKNLVLDVDYNDSVVVINTSPGAAQLIARLLDSLGKAEGILGSIAGDDTIFTTPARGFTVEQLHEAILRLFEQEL; encoded by the coding sequence ATGCGTAACCCCGCCAAACAAGAAGATCTTATCAAGGCGTTTAAAGCGTTATTGAAAGAAGAAAAATTCAGTTCTCAAGGTGAAATCGTTTTAGCCTTGCAGGAAGAAGGTTTCGAAAATATTAACCAGTCCAAAGTTTCGCGTATGTTGACCAAATTTGGTGCCGTCAGAACGCGTAATGCAAAAATGGAGATGGTTTATTGTTTACCGGCTGAATTAGGGGTTCCGACAACCAGCAGCCCACTAAAAAACTTGGTATTGGATGTCGACTATAACGATTCGGTAGTCGTGATTAATACCAGCCCAGGAGCGGCACAGTTGATCGCCCGCCTGCTGGACTCATTAGGTAAAGCGGAAGGTATTCTTGGCAGTATTGCTGGTGACGACACCATTTTCACTACGCCGGCCAGAGGTTTCACTGTCGAACAGTTACATGAAGCTATCCTCCGTTTGTTCGAACAAGAACTTTAA
- the mdh gene encoding malate dehydrogenase, which yields MKVAVLGAAGGIGQALALLLKTQLPSGSDLSLYDIAPVTPGVAVDLSHIPTAVNIKGFSGEDATPALVGADIVLISAGVARKPGMDRSDLFNVNAGIVRNLVEQIARTCPKALIGIITNPVNTTVAIAAEVLKKAGVYDKNKLFGITTLDAIRSNTFVAELKGKQPQDIEVPVIGGHSGVTILPLLSQIPGITFTEQEVIDLTKRIQNAGTEVVEAKAGGGSATLSMGQAAARFGLSLVRALQGESNVVECSYVEGDGKYARFFAQPILLGKNGVAERKDIGKLSAFEQQALESMLDVLHKDIELGEQFVK from the coding sequence ATGAAAGTTGCAGTTCTCGGTGCCGCTGGTGGTATCGGCCAGGCCCTCGCTCTTCTACTCAAGACCCAGCTTCCTTCAGGTTCAGATCTCTCATTATACGATATCGCCCCAGTGACCCCTGGTGTTGCGGTTGATCTGAGCCATATCCCGACCGCTGTTAATATTAAAGGCTTCAGCGGTGAAGATGCTACTCCAGCCCTGGTAGGGGCAGATATTGTTCTGATCTCTGCGGGTGTAGCACGTAAACCTGGTATGGACCGTTCAGATTTGTTCAATGTTAACGCCGGTATCGTGCGTAACCTGGTTGAGCAAATTGCGCGTACTTGCCCGAAAGCATTAATTGGTATCATTACTAACCCCGTTAATACCACGGTTGCTATTGCAGCAGAAGTGCTGAAAAAAGCCGGTGTTTACGACAAAAACAAATTATTCGGTATTACCACACTGGATGCCATTCGCTCAAATACCTTTGTGGCTGAACTGAAAGGTAAGCAACCTCAGGATATCGAAGTGCCGGTTATTGGTGGCCACTCAGGTGTGACCATCCTGCCATTACTTTCACAGATTCCAGGTATCACCTTCACAGAACAAGAAGTTATTGATCTGACAAAACGTATCCAGAATGCAGGTACTGAAGTGGTTGAAGCGAAAGCCGGTGGTGGGTCAGCGACCCTGTCTATGGGGCAAGCTGCGGCGCGCTTTGGTCTTTCTTTGGTTCGCGCTCTGCAAGGCGAAAGCAATGTTGTGGAATGTTCTTACGTTGAAGGCGATGGCAAATATGCCCGCTTCTTTGCTCAGCCAATTCTATTGGGCAAAAACGGCGTAGCAGAACGTAAAGATATCGGCAAATTGAGTGCTTTTGAACAACAAGCGCTGGAAAGTATGCTAGATGTCCTGCACAAAGATATTGAGTTAGGCGAGCAGTTCGTCAAATAA
- the yhcN gene encoding peroxide/acid stress response protein YhcN, with product MKVKTAIATMSILSALSFGVFAADSISESQATNLQPMGTITVSGLNGAPSDIRQALSEKADAMGAKAYKVIEAREENNWHATAKIYQ from the coding sequence ATGAAAGTTAAAACTGCTATCGCGACCATGAGCATTCTATCTGCACTGTCATTTGGTGTTTTTGCAGCTGATTCCATCAGTGAAAGCCAAGCCACGAACTTACAGCCGATGGGAACTATTACCGTCAGTGGCTTGAATGGCGCACCTTCTGATATCCGTCAGGCGCTGTCTGAGAAAGCAGATGCCATGGGTGCTAAAGCTTACAAAGTGATTGAAGCTCGTGAAGAGAATAATTGGCATGCTACTGCCAAGATCTATCAATAA
- a CDS encoding DNA-binding protein, whose translation MKKEWFAAKELAGLDGLPSSPQGVNLMAKREGWEQRRRRGVQGKAVEYHIESLPVTILNSLQLREEPAQYTATRQDPLVLWVEAYYRFTAAEREQVIAFIFREGAKSLIERLTIDERG comes from the coding sequence ATGAAAAAAGAGTGGTTTGCCGCTAAGGAATTGGCAGGTCTTGATGGGTTACCGTCATCACCACAAGGGGTCAACCTCATGGCTAAACGTGAGGGATGGGAACAGCGCCGCCGCCGTGGTGTTCAGGGTAAGGCTGTCGAGTATCACATTGAGAGTTTACCTGTCACTATATTGAATTCATTACAGTTAAGAGAAGAGCCAGCTCAATATACGGCAACGCGACAGGACCCTCTGGTGCTATGGGTTGAAGCGTATTATCGTTTTACCGCGGCTGAGCGTGAACAAGTTATCGCATTTATTTTTCGTGAGGGCGCTAAAAGCTTAATAGAACGACTAACGATAGATGAGCGTGGATAA